A single region of the Halorussus gelatinilyticus genome encodes:
- a CDS encoding metallophosphoesterase family protein produces MLVLGDAHADDPDNRRALFAAYREADADVALQLGDLLYYDLPIPTYFIAGNNEDFDVIDALRHGRVESSDVCNAVLLGDEPVEVEGLRVAGLSGNYAPTQYERPRPNLQGERRRHFVRGDVEAVKEADDVDVLLTHEAPHGLPVSEDYEVGCRYIDELVEAVEPRLCLVGHHHQHAETTYGDTRVVSIASVEKRYYELDPGTLELTSHPTPPA; encoded by the coding sequence ATGCTCGTTCTCGGAGACGCCCACGCCGACGACCCCGACAATAGGCGCGCGCTGTTCGCCGCCTATCGGGAGGCCGACGCCGACGTGGCGTTGCAGTTGGGCGACTTACTCTACTACGACCTGCCGATTCCGACATACTTCATCGCCGGTAACAACGAGGACTTCGACGTCATCGACGCGCTCCGTCACGGCCGCGTCGAGAGTTCCGACGTCTGCAACGCCGTCCTGCTGGGCGACGAACCGGTCGAAGTCGAGGGCCTGCGCGTGGCGGGCCTGTCGGGCAACTACGCGCCGACCCAGTACGAACGACCGCGGCCGAACCTCCAAGGCGAGCGCCGCCGCCACTTCGTCCGCGGGGACGTGGAAGCGGTCAAGGAGGCCGACGACGTGGACGTGTTGCTCACCCACGAAGCGCCCCACGGCCTGCCGGTCTCGGAGGACTACGAGGTCGGCTGTCGGTACATCGACGAACTCGTCGAAGCGGTCGAACCGCGCCTCTGTCTGGTCGGCCACCACCACCAGCACGCCGAGACGACCTACGGCGACACCAGAGTCGTCAGCATCGCGTCGGTCGAAAAGCGGTACTACGAACTCGACCCCGGAACGCTGGAACTCACGTCGCACCCGACGCCGCCGGCGTAG